The genomic interval CGCCGTCGACCTGGCCAAGCGCTTCTACCTGCTGCCGGTGCTGAACGCCCGGGAAATCATGACCGAGAAGGGCTTCCAGGTGCGCGAGCTGGAAGTCGCCTCGGTGACCGCTGCCGAGCAGAAGAGCGCCGAGCAGACCGCCCAGGACAAGGCCGGCGAGGTGAACACCCTGAAGGGCTTCAGTGCCGCGGTGGTGTTCGTCATCGACTCGACCATCTCCATGGGCCCGTACATCGACCGCACCCGCGAAGCGATCAGGAAGATCTACCAGCACATCGAGCAGGAAAAGCTGCTCGACCAGGTCAAGTTCGGCCTGGTCGCCTACCGCTCCAACATCAAGGCAGTGCCGGCGCTGGAGTACGTCAGCAAGCTGTACGTCGACCCGACCCAGGTGAAGGGCGGCGAGGATTTCCTCGCCAGGATGGCGGCGCTGAAGCCGGCCACGGTGTCCAGCAGCCGCTTCGACGAGGACGCCTACGCCGGGGTCATGAAGGCTCTGGACGGCATCGACTGGACCCAGTTCGGTGCCCGCTACATCGTGCTGGTCAGCGATGCCGGCGCGCTGGACGGCAGCGACCCGCTGTCCGCCACCGGCCTCGACGCCGCCCAGGTGCGCCTGGAGGCCAAGCACCGCGGCGTGGCCATCTACAGCCTGCACCTGAAGACCCCGAGCGGGGCGAAAAACCACGCCTCCGCCGAGGCGCAGTACCGCGACCTGTCGAACAACCCGATCCTCAACAAGCCGCTGTACTACCCGGTGAACGCCGGCGACGTGGACAGCTTCGGCCGCAAGATCGACGCCCTGGCCGCCGCCATCACCGGCCAGGTCAAGGCCGCCTACCGCGGCGAAATGGCCGCCGGCAGCGCCCTCGGCGCCGACGCCGACTACGGCAAGCCGGCCGACGACGCCCTGCTGGAAGACACCGCCAAGCTCGGCCACGCCATGCGCCTGGCCTACCTCGGCGAAGTCACCGGCGCCAGCGCGCCGCCAGTGTTCCACGCCTGGATCAGCGACCGTGACTTCGTCAAGCAGAACGTGCCGACCACCGAGGTCCGCGTGCTGCTGACCAAGGCCCAGCTCAGCGATCTCGCCGAGGTGGTCAAGAAGATCGCCGACGCCGCCAACGAGGGCCTGATCTCGCCCAACGAGATGTTCGAGCGCCTGCGCTCGGTGGCCGCGACCATGGGCAAGGACCCCAGCCAGCTGCAGAAGGGCGGCAAGTCCGCCACCCTGGCCGAGATGGGCCTGATGGCCGAGTACCTGGAGAGCCTGCCATACCTCAGCGAAGTGCTCAGCCTCGACGAGGAGACCTGGAAGGGCATGGAGGGACTGGAGCAGGAGAAGTTCATCCGCCGGCTGAACACCAAGCTCAAGTACTACCAGAAGTACAACGCCGACGCCGACCGCTGGGTGTCCCTGGCCGAGGGGAGCGATCCGCGGGATCATGTGTATCCGGTGCCGTTGGAGGCGTTGCCTTGAGGAGTGGTTTTTGGTGGCCTTGTCGGTGGAGTGAGGACGAGGCGCTTTCCTCGGCCCGGCCTACAGGTTTCGCCTTGTACGGCGAGTCACTTTTTCTTGTTTGGCCAAGAAAAAGTAACCAAAAAGAAGGCCACCCCCATCGTCAGGCCCCGGCTGCGCCGGGGTTCCCTCCCTCCGTCGTCATTCCAGGGGTACGCCACGAAGGGCCATCCATGGCCCTCGCGGCTCTCGCGGCATCCATGCCGCTCGGCCCCTTCCATGCCGACTCCGCTCGGCCTGATGAAGGGGGAATGGGTGTTGTACCCACCTCCGCGAACGAAAAGCAAAGCGAAGAGCGAAGAAGCTTTTTCAGGACTGACCCTGTACCTGCAGGCAACACCTCCGTCCCGTTCAGGAGGCCGAGCGCAGGCGCCGCAGAGGGGGCGAGCCGCATGGATGCGGCGAGAGCCGTAAAGGGGCATGGATGCCCCTTGTACGGCGGCCTCCGGAGCGGCGCCGGAGCGAGGGAACCCCGGCCGCGCAGCGACTGGGGCCGGATGACCGGGCGTGTTTTCTCTTTGGTTACTTTCTCTTTGCACGAGCAAAGAGAAAGTGACTCGCCGTACAAGGCGAAACCTGTCGCATCAGCCGAGGAAAGCGCCCCGGCCCGGCACCAAAACCCTTTGCCAGCCCCCATAGACAACCCAGTCGCGTTTGCTTGGAGCATGTGAACAGACCATGACTCCCCCCATGCTCCACATCGAAAACCTCGCCATCCACCGCGGCACTTACCGCATCCTCCTGCCGCGCCTGTCGCTGACGCGCGGCGAGGTGGCGGCGATCACCGGCGCCAGCGGCTGCGGCAAGAGCACCCTCCTGGAAATGATCGGCCTGATCCTGCGCCCCGAGCGCCTCGACCGCTACGAGCTGACCGGCGGGGAGGGCGCCGCGCCGCTGGACATCGCCGCCCTGCTGCGCGAGGACCGCCAGGCGCGCCTGGCCGACCTGCGCGCCCAGCGCCTCGGCTTCGTCCCGCAGAGCGGCGGCCTGCTGCCGTTTCTCGACGTGCGCCGCAACATCGAACTGCCGCGGCGCATGCTCGGCCTGCCGGCCACGGGCGAGCGGGTGGAGGAGGCCATCGAGCGCCTGGGGCTGCAGCTGCTGCTGCACAAGAAGCCCGCCCAGCTGTCGATCGGCGAGCGCCAGCGCGCCTCCTTCGTCCGCGCCATCGCCCACGAGCCGGACCTGCTGCTGGCCGACGAGCCCACCGCCGCGCTGGATCCGCTGCAGGCGCGCCGGCTGTTCGAGCTGATCGTCGAGACCAGCCAGCGCCTGCGCATCGCCACCCTCTTGGTCAGCCACGACTGGGGACTGCTGCGCGCCTGCGCGATCCGCCGGCTGGTGGGCGTGGCGGACGCCGATAACAACGGTGGCACGGTGTTTCGCGATGCGGCCTGACGCGCGCCCCGGCTGGGGCCTGCTCGCCGCTCTGGCAACCCGCGACCTGTGGCACGACCGCAAGGTGTCGCTGTGCATCGTCGCCTCGCTGGTGGCGGTGATCGCGCCGCTCCTGCTGCTGTTCGGCCTCAAGCACGGCGTGGTCTCGCAGCTGCGCGGCGAACTGCTCGACGATCCGCGCAACCTGGAGATCCGCCTGCTCGGCAACCACGACCTGGACCGCGCCTGGCTCGCGCAGCTGGCCGCGCAGCCGGGGGTCGGCTTCGTCATGCCGCTGACCCGTTCGCTGAACACCCAGGCCGATCTGGCGCGCGACGGCCAGCATTTTGTCGCCGATGCCGAGGTCATCCCCAGCGGCCTCGGCGATCCCTTGCTCGGCAATCGTCTCGCGCCGCCGGAGGGCGACCGGGTAATGCTCAGCGCCAGTGCGGCGCGCCGGCTGGAGGTGGGCGCCGGCGAGCGCATCCGCCTCTCGGTGCTGCGCAAGCTGGACGGCAACAACGAACGCGGCCAGCGCGAGCTGACGGTCGCCGGGGTCTTGCCGGAGACGGCCTTCCCGCGCCCGGCGCTGCTGGTACCACTGGATCTCTTGGTGGCCATGGAGGACTTTCGCGACGGTTTCGCGGTGCCCGCGCTCGGTTTTGCCAGCGGCCGGACGGCGCCGCCGCGCGAGCGCTATGCCCGCGCCCGGGTCTACGCCAGCACTCTGGACGCGGTCGCCCCGGTCGCCGCCTGGCTGGAGGGGCAGCGCATCGAGACCGGCACCCGGCTGCGCGAGATCGAGTCGGTGAAGGCCATCGACCGGGTGCTCGGGCTGATCTTCGCGGTGATCGCCTGGACCGCGGCGATCGGTTGCATCGCCTCGCTGGCCGGCGCCTTCCTCGCCAACATCGACCGCAAGCGCAAGGACCTGGCCCTGCTGCGCCTGCTTGGCTTTCGCCGCGCCGCGGTCGGCGTCTACGTGATGGTGCAGGCGGCGCTGCTCACCTGCCTGGCCTTCGGCCTGGGCTATGCGGCCTATCTGGCCGGCAGCACGGTGTTCAACCGCGCCCTGGGCGCCAACCTGGCCGCCGACGCCTTCGTCTGCCGGCTGGAAAACCTGCATATTCTGCTGGCCTTCGCCAGTGCGTTGCTGATCGCCATCCTGGTGGCGGCGGTAGGAGGGTATCGTGCGATTC from Azotobacter salinestris carries:
- a CDS encoding vWA domain-containing protein — protein: MTMMALLGGLLLAAGPVLAADDKPLLQAGKKSLYQRVLTTPSCRLGDQPGAAGGQPQPAFTRFYVYQRQQVGGAEWLKVGPDSYGKTLGWIDAGCAVEWKMQMTLALTNPAGREPLLFFRQRETLDKLFAAGDPGKLLKPIRANLASQGRDSAVVAREPDYAVDLAKRFYLLPVLNAREIMTEKGFQVRELEVASVTAAEQKSAEQTAQDKAGEVNTLKGFSAAVVFVIDSTISMGPYIDRTREAIRKIYQHIEQEKLLDQVKFGLVAYRSNIKAVPALEYVSKLYVDPTQVKGGEDFLARMAALKPATVSSSRFDEDAYAGVMKALDGIDWTQFGARYIVLVSDAGALDGSDPLSATGLDAAQVRLEAKHRGVAIYSLHLKTPSGAKNHASAEAQYRDLSNNPILNKPLYYPVNAGDVDSFGRKIDALAAAITGQVKAAYRGEMAAGSALGADADYGKPADDALLEDTAKLGHAMRLAYLGEVTGASAPPVFHAWISDRDFVKQNVPTTEVRVLLTKAQLSDLAEVVKKIADAANEGLISPNEMFERLRSVAATMGKDPSQLQKGGKSATLAEMGLMAEYLESLPYLSEVLSLDEETWKGMEGLEQEKFIRRLNTKLKYYQKYNADADRWVSLAEGSDPRDHVYPVPLEALP
- a CDS encoding ABC transporter permease, encoding MRPDARPGWGLLAALATRDLWHDRKVSLCIVASLVAVIAPLLLLFGLKHGVVSQLRGELLDDPRNLEIRLLGNHDLDRAWLAQLAAQPGVGFVMPLTRSLNTQADLARDGQHFVADAEVIPSGLGDPLLGNRLAPPEGDRVMLSASAARRLEVGAGERIRLSVLRKLDGNNERGQRELTVAGVLPETAFPRPALLVPLDLLVAMEDFRDGFAVPALGFASGRTAPPRERYARARVYASTLDAVAPVAAWLEGQRIETGTRLREIESVKAIDRVLGLIFAVIAWTAAIGCIASLAGAFLANIDRKRKDLALLRLLGFRRAAVGVYVMVQAALLTCLAFGLGYAAYLAGSTVFNRALGANLAADAFVCRLENLHILLAFASALLIAILVAAVGGYRAIHIQPAESLRDL
- a CDS encoding ABC transporter ATP-binding protein, giving the protein MLHIENLAIHRGTYRILLPRLSLTRGEVAAITGASGCGKSTLLEMIGLILRPERLDRYELTGGEGAAPLDIAALLREDRQARLADLRAQRLGFVPQSGGLLPFLDVRRNIELPRRMLGLPATGERVEEAIERLGLQLLLHKKPAQLSIGERQRASFVRAIAHEPDLLLADEPTAALDPLQARRLFELIVETSQRLRIATLLVSHDWGLLRACAIRRLVGVADADNNGGTVFRDAA